TGCCGCAACCTCCTCGACTGGAGACTCCACCGGCTCTTCCACTGGCGCACTCTGACGAAACTCACTCGGAGGAACAGGATCGAACCGATACGACACCGAAGTCTCTTCGGTTGGTTCATACTCCACAGGCTCCGCGGGCTTCTCCTCCAGGGGAGCGCTGGCCAACTCTTCGGTGGTGGTCTCCTCAACCACCTCTGGAACAGGAGCCGCTACCGGCGGATCCTTTCGGCGACGTCGCGACAGCGACTCACCCGGAAGCACCAGACCGCCATCCCATCCCGCCGGAATCTCATACCCGGGCGCTGTCGGTGCAGCAACCACCGGTGCAGGCTTCGCTGCGCTGGCGACAGGCTCCTCTTCCCCCGGTTTGCGATACTTCGAGAGAGACTCGCCCGGAAGCACAATCGCCTCATGGCCCGGCTCCGGCTGGTCCTTCTCTGTCGAATACTCCTCGCCCGAACCCTCTAAACCATACAGCGATGTTCGCGGAGCGAATCCTCGCGGTGCGCGGCGCCCACGATCACGCCCGCCACGGTCGCGCCGACCCCGGCCACGATCTTCGCTGCGATGAAAGCCCTCATCCGAAGGCTGCTCTGTTTCAGGCGCAGACTCCAGAACGGCCTCCACGGCCTCGGTCGATCCATCAATCTCGATTGGCGCCCCATATTCCTCGCCTTCCTGCTGAGGCTCGACTGTCTGCTCGCCCTCGGCGCTCTGCTGACGTCCACGTCCACGTCCGCGCCGACGGCGTCCGCGCCATCGGCGGCTGCCCTCTGCCGAGGACACACCCTCACCTTCACCCCGAGCCTGCTCGCTATCCTGCTCCTCGGCTCCTTCAGAAGGCCCATCCTGTCGGACGTACTCTTCTCTCTCCGAAGCAGCTCCGCCCTCGGCGTTCTGCTGACGTTCGCGGCTTCCATTCCGGTCCCGGCGATCGCGACGGCCACGCCCCTCTCCCGATCCCGAAGCCCCCTCGCGACGTCCACCGTTCTTGTGCGAACCTTCGCCCTCGAAGTCGGCAGAGTCTCCCGCCTCCTCCATAAAGTCCGTGATGTACAGGAAGGCATCGCGCTCCAGCCCGATATCCACAAAGGCGGACTGCATGCCTGGTAGGACGCGTGTCACACGCCCGTTGTAGATCGATCCCGCGAGAGTATATTCATTCTCCCGCTCGTAGTAGACCTCTGATAGAGCGTCACTTTCAACAATGGCAAGCCGCGTTTCATGCGGCGTGCTTGAAATATAAATTTCCTTCGACATTCGTCTGCTCTTTTCCGCAGACCAGACAAGAAGAATCTAGAGCTAGATGCAGCTCACCGAAGGACGGACAGGATAGGACACGAGCGCAGACTCGAAAAAACGAGGGCCAGCCGATAGATCAAAATGTGGGATAACAACTCTGCCTGTCCGCCTCCCGCTACTTGCGGGTGGAACAGGACCATTGAGATCGGATACGCCTGAAAAATCTCCGAGCCACTGCCGGAAGCATGCGGACTTTGTGACCATAACAGCCTCAATCTTCACGATTTGAGGCGGGGCCGTTTGCCATCCGGATGCACTCATTTTCCTGAAACCTGTCCGGCCAATGGACCGATGTCTCTCGCCTGGCCGGCCTTTTCTTTCAAAAATCAAAATCTTGTTAGCCGCTCCGGCGATCACACGATTCAGCAAGGAGCGGGATACCTCTGACCCGGCATCTACAGCCTGTCAGGTTGCTGTCTTTAGTATTGCACTAAAGTTATGGCAACCGCCAGTATGGATTCCGCTTCCTCCAACCCCATCACCGCGTGCGCATACGAGCGAACCCGACCCTCGGTCTGCCGAAACTCCTCCACCGTCATTCTGAGCCGTAGGCGAAGAATCCCTATATTTCAGGCTGTCAAGTCGGAAAATGAAGCAAACTACACAAACCAAAGTACATCTTCATTGCAGAATGATCCCTTCCAAGTCGCTATCCTTAAAAGAGAGCGAAAAAGGAGTTGTCCAACATGCTAAAGGAGCGGAAGTACGAGCCTAACCAGCTTGAATCCAATACTTTGCACAAAAACAGGCGGGGGGAGGGGTCAGTTCACAAACCGGCGCATCCTGACATTCATCACGATGCCAAGCGCCAGGAACGTGAACAGAACAGACGATCCCCCATAACTCATCAGCGGCAGCGGAATTCCGGTCACCGGCATCATCCCCACCACCATGCCGATATTGACCGCGATCTGGAACGTGATCACCGCCACCACTCCCATGATGATGAAGGTGCCGGGCAGATCGGCGGCCGTCTGGGCATTCTGAATCAACCGCATCAGGATCAGGAAGTACAACAACAACACCCCCATCGCACCGACAAAGCCGTGCTCCTCGCAAAACGCCGCAAAGATAAAGTCGGTATAAGGAATCGGGAGGAAGTCTCCCTGGGTTTGGGTGCCCTTGTTGGCTCCCTTGCCCCAGATGCCACCGGAACCCACCGCGATCAGCGACTGGCGAATCTGGTAACCCGATCCCCTCGGGTCCGAGTCAGGGTCGAGAAAAGCATTGATGCGGGCCTGCTGATACGGTTTCAGCCGCTTACCGCTCTTCCAGGCGATCCCACCAATCATCACGAGGACCAGCAGAATAATGCCGACCTGTTTCGGCCGGATCCCGCCAAGAAATAGCCCTGCAATCAGGACCGGAGAATACGTCAGCGACGTCCCCAGATCGGGCTGAGTCAATACCAGCCCCATCGGAACGCAGACCAGTGCAACGGCTTTCCATATATCTGGCCACGTCAGGTCCTTCCCGGCCAGATTCCAGAAATAGCGGGCCACCGCCACAATCAGCACCAGTTTCACCCATTCGGAAGGCTGGAAGTGAACACCGCCTCCAAGATTGATCCACCGACGCGCACCCAGTACCTTCTGCCCCACCAGCTTCACCGCCAGCAACGACAAAATACTGATTCCATAAGCCCACGGCACGATATCGAGTAGGCGATGGTAATCGATCATTGAGATCAGAAACATCAGCAGCAGGCCTACGACCAGAAATCCGATCTGCTTGTGATCGAAGCCATGAAACTTCGTATGCACCGTCGCCGATTTGATCTCGAGGACGCTGATCACCGACAACAGCATCACAAACCCGAGCAGGACCCAGTCGAAATCGCGATAAGAAGAAAGGCGGAACATGAAATAGCTTGAAGTCAGATTACCTGAATCGAAACCACGGAAACTTGCTAGTTATTCGTAGCAGTTGATGGAACTGTCGCACTCGTGGCTCCTTCCCTATTATTTGAGGGAGGAGAAGCAGGAAGGGAAGGCTTTGGAGCTTCAGCGATTCGAAGGTTGTTCTCACGCCTGCGTTGCTTTTCGACAAAGGTATTAATAATTCCTGCCGCTAATCGGGCGGAGTTATTGCCCCAGTAACCGTGTTGCCACAGAACCGCAACCACAATGTCGGGGTTCCGGCGGGGCGTCATTCCGACAAACCATGCATTCGGAATCGTATCCTTGTTCTTGCTGCTTTTATCGCGCCCACTGACGACATCGGCCGTACCGGTCTTGCCGGCAAAGTCGATACCTTCCAACCGGGCAGCGTAAGCCGTACCGATCGGTGCAGA
This portion of the Edaphobacter sp. 4G125 genome encodes:
- the rodA gene encoding rod shape-determining protein RodA produces the protein MFRLSSYRDFDWVLLGFVMLLSVISVLEIKSATVHTKFHGFDHKQIGFLVVGLLLMFLISMIDYHRLLDIVPWAYGISILSLLAVKLVGQKVLGARRWINLGGGVHFQPSEWVKLVLIVAVARYFWNLAGKDLTWPDIWKAVALVCVPMGLVLTQPDLGTSLTYSPVLIAGLFLGGIRPKQVGIILLVLVMIGGIAWKSGKRLKPYQQARINAFLDPDSDPRGSGYQIRQSLIAVGSGGIWGKGANKGTQTQGDFLPIPYTDFIFAAFCEEHGFVGAMGVLLLYFLILMRLIQNAQTAADLPGTFIIMGVVAVITFQIAVNIGMVVGMMPVTGIPLPLMSYGGSSVLFTFLALGIVMNVRMRRFVN